One region of Mucilaginibacter gotjawali genomic DNA includes:
- a CDS encoding HAD family hydrolase: MLTSFKITGKVTRAMEIYRHYSFDLWLTLIKSNPLFKKQRCRIFHQQYNALNKPLDEVEFIFRQVDLMCNNINEATGKNIDAEEMYLMVISQLNDNKAGLHDIDIHALYLQMETLLFEFMPLIYSPDTPEILAHIKENPDCTTNILSNTGFIKGVTLRKVLKTLNIEPYFDFQLYSDEAGLSKPNTAFFRLLLDQVAAFRSIPANQIVHIGDNIRADIWGAEMAGIQGFQVNSNNIPLVKLIPDATQHLFFA; this comes from the coding sequence TTGTTGACATCCTTCAAAATTACAGGTAAGGTAACGCGGGCGATGGAAATATACCGGCACTATTCTTTTGATCTGTGGCTTACGCTCATTAAATCAAACCCTTTGTTTAAGAAGCAACGCTGCCGTATTTTTCATCAGCAGTACAATGCCCTAAACAAACCGCTTGATGAAGTAGAGTTTATTTTCAGGCAGGTAGACCTGATGTGCAACAACATCAATGAAGCTACCGGCAAAAATATCGATGCCGAAGAAATGTACCTGATGGTGATCAGCCAGCTAAATGATAACAAAGCAGGGTTGCATGACATTGATATCCATGCCTTATACCTGCAAATGGAAACCTTGCTGTTTGAATTTATGCCCCTGATCTATTCGCCCGATACGCCCGAAATATTGGCGCATATCAAAGAAAACCCGGATTGCACCACGAACATATTAAGTAATACCGGCTTTATTAAAGGTGTAACGCTTCGAAAAGTATTAAAAACGTTAAATATCGAACCGTATTTCGATTTTCAGCTCTATTCGGATGAAGCAGGTTTATCAAAACCCAACACAGCGTTTTTCCGGTTGTTACTTGATCAGGTTGCAGCGTTCAGATCTATACCGGCAAATCAAATCGTCCATATCGGCGATAATATAAGGGCCGATATTTGGGGCGCCGAAATGGCAGGTATTCAAGGCTTCCAGGTTAATTCAAATAATATACCACTTGTAAAACTAATTCCTGATGCAACACAACACTTATTCTTTGCATAA